One genomic region from Neisseria weaveri encodes:
- a CDS encoding GntP family permease, which translates to MTEISVSAFGAVAALVLAIFLILKKVSPAYGMMLGALVGGLVGGAGLAETVALMIQGAQGITTAVMRILAAGVLAGVLIESGAAVVIAETIVKQLGEKRALLALALAAMMLTAVGVFVDVAVITAAPIALALAQRVDLSKQAVLLAMIGGGKAGNLISPNPNAIAAADTFQVPLTSVMAAGMVPALLGLAVTYVLAGRLSGKGSKVGSGEVSWQNRQDLPSFLAAVAAPLTAIVLLALRPLADIKIDPLVALPAGGLVGVLAMGKWKQANHYALSGLAKMAPVAIMLLGTGALAGIIAHSSLKNVLIELLTALGLPAYLLASVSGAMMSLATASTTAGTVVASQVFSGTLLELGVGALAGAAMIHAGATVFDHMPHGSFFHATGGSVSMDMKERLKLIPYESLVGLTMASVSTLIYGMFG; encoded by the coding sequence ATGACTGAAATTTCCGTTTCCGCATTTGGTGCCGTTGCCGCACTGGTTCTTGCGATTTTCCTGATATTGAAAAAAGTTTCTCCTGCCTACGGCATGATGTTGGGCGCATTGGTCGGCGGTTTGGTCGGTGGAGCGGGTTTGGCAGAAACCGTCGCGCTGATGATACAGGGAGCGCAGGGCATTACTACGGCGGTCATGAGGATTTTGGCTGCGGGCGTGTTGGCCGGTGTGCTGATTGAATCGGGTGCGGCCGTTGTGATTGCGGAAACGATTGTGAAGCAACTCGGTGAAAAGCGCGCGCTGCTGGCGTTGGCATTGGCTGCGATGATGTTGACGGCAGTCGGCGTGTTTGTCGATGTTGCCGTGATTACTGCCGCACCGATTGCTTTGGCTTTGGCGCAAAGAGTCGATTTATCCAAGCAGGCTGTGTTGCTGGCCATGATTGGCGGCGGTAAAGCAGGCAATCTGATATCGCCGAATCCGAATGCGATTGCAGCGGCGGATACGTTTCAAGTGCCGTTGACTTCGGTAATGGCGGCGGGCATGGTGCCTGCGCTGTTGGGATTGGCGGTAACCTATGTTTTGGCCGGACGTTTGTCGGGCAAGGGCAGTAAAGTCGGCAGCGGGGAAGTGTCTTGGCAAAACAGGCAGGATTTGCCGTCTTTTTTGGCAGCGGTTGCCGCGCCGTTGACGGCTATTGTGCTGCTGGCTCTGCGTCCGCTGGCCGACATTAAAATTGATCCTTTGGTGGCGTTGCCGGCGGGCGGATTGGTTGGCGTGTTGGCGATGGGCAAATGGAAGCAGGCCAATCATTATGCGTTAAGCGGGCTGGCAAAAATGGCACCTGTTGCCATTATGCTGCTGGGTACGGGGGCTTTGGCCGGCATAATCGCGCATTCGAGTTTGAAAAATGTGTTGATTGAGCTGCTGACGGCATTAGGTTTGCCTGCTTATTTATTGGCTTCCGTTTCGGGTGCGATGATGTCGCTGGCAACAGCTTCGACAACTGCCGGTACGGTGGTGGCGTCGCAGGTATTCAGCGGCACTTTATTGGAGTTGGGTGTGGGTGCATTGGCCGGTGCGGCGATGATTCACGCTGGTGCAACCGTGTTCGACCATATGCCGCACGGTTCGTTTTTTCATGCTACCGGCGGCAGTGTGTCTATGGATATGAAAGAGCGTTTGAAGCTGATTCCTTATGAAAGTTTGGTCGGTTTGACGATGGCATCGGTATCGACACTGATTTACGGTATGTTCGGATAG
- a CDS encoding RICIN domain-containing protein, with the protein MKLQSILLVSAALVGGCVYVDPNGGIYVDPNGSYRIDVGDRFPERKSDERNKYDERRHEDRRSSERDSERRLPNTGRTVLIETDSGKCLDRSRSGYKGLIAYSCHGDSNQRFSIVGNTIRVEGLCLDVAGDKGHNGAEVIAYQCHGGDNQKWYREGRTIRSRLNGKCLDAGKYGSQVRMHRCDGSRGQDFYIVRP; encoded by the coding sequence ATGAAATTGCAAAGTATTTTATTGGTTTCGGCGGCATTAGTCGGCGGCTGTGTGTACGTTGATCCGAACGGCGGCATTTATGTCGATCCGAACGGCAGCTACCGTATCGATGTGGGCGACCGTTTTCCTGAAAGGAAAAGCGATGAGCGCAACAAGTATGATGAACGAAGGCACGAAGACCGCAGAAGCAGCGAACGTGATTCGGAACGCCGTTTGCCGAATACGGGCAGAACCGTGTTGATCGAAACCGACAGCGGTAAATGTCTCGACCGCAGCCGCAGCGGCTACAAAGGTTTGATTGCCTACTCTTGTCACGGTGACAGCAATCAACGCTTCAGCATCGTCGGCAACACCATCCGTGTGGAAGGTTTGTGCTTGGATGTGGCCGGCGACAAAGGCCATAACGGGGCGGAAGTGATTGCCTACCAATGCCACGGCGGCGACAATCAGAAATGGTATCGCGAGGGCCGCACTATCCGCAGCCGTTTGAACGGTAAATGTTTGGATGCGGGCAAATACGGCAGCCAAGTGCGTATGCACCGTTGTGACGGCAGCCGCGGCCAAGACTTCTATATTGTCAGACCTTAA
- a CDS encoding glycerate kinase, translating into MKIVIAPDSFKESLSAAEVADAVEAGLRTVWPDAEYVKIPMADGGEGTVRSLTDATGGVLHEVEVCAPLGDKVKAVFGVSGDGKTAVIEMAAASGLHLVPSEKRNPMLTGSYGTGELIAAALDLGVDKIILGIGGSATNDGGAGMLQALGAVLTDKNGMPIACGGSALSELADIDLNGLDGRLKNVHIEVACDVGNPLCGHNGASAVFGPQKGATPDMVARLDAALSNFAAVVRRDTGLEIADTPGSGAAGGMGAGLQLLPNVVLKSGVQIVIEAVRLAEQVKDADWVITGEGRMDAQSIQGKTPVGVARAAKQFGKPVIALVGSLGDDYAVVYEHGIDAVFPIIRTAGGLETALRQAEANLQSAAGNIARLLDMKLSK; encoded by the coding sequence ATGAAGATAGTGATTGCGCCCGATTCGTTTAAGGAAAGTCTAAGCGCGGCGGAAGTGGCCGATGCGGTTGAAGCGGGTTTGAGAACGGTGTGGCCGGACGCGGAATATGTCAAAATTCCGATGGCAGACGGTGGAGAGGGCACGGTTCGGTCGTTGACGGATGCCACAGGCGGCGTATTGCATGAAGTTGAAGTGTGTGCGCCGTTGGGTGATAAAGTTAAAGCCGTATTCGGTGTTTCAGGAGACGGTAAAACGGCGGTGATCGAAATGGCCGCCGCATCGGGGCTGCATCTGGTGCCGTCTGAAAAACGCAATCCTATGCTGACCGGCAGTTACGGAACCGGCGAGCTGATTGCTGCGGCTTTGGACTTGGGTGTCGATAAAATTATTTTAGGCATTGGTGGCAGTGCCACCAATGACGGCGGGGCAGGTATGTTGCAGGCTTTGGGTGCGGTGCTGACGGATAAAAACGGTATGCCTATTGCATGTGGTGGCTCAGCTTTGTCGGAGTTGGCCGATATCGATTTAAACGGTTTGGACGGCCGTCTGAAAAATGTGCATATTGAAGTGGCTTGTGATGTCGGCAATCCTTTGTGTGGTCATAACGGTGCTTCGGCGGTATTCGGACCGCAAAAAGGCGCAACCCCTGATATGGTGGCGCGGCTGGATGCGGCTTTGTCGAATTTTGCCGCAGTAGTGCGCCGCGATACCGGCTTGGAGATTGCCGATACGCCCGGTTCGGGGGCGGCAGGCGGCATGGGCGCAGGTTTGCAACTGTTGCCGAATGTGGTATTGAAATCCGGTGTGCAGATTGTTATCGAAGCCGTCCGGCTGGCGGAACAGGTTAAAGATGCAGATTGGGTGATAACCGGCGAAGGGCGTATGGATGCGCAGAGTATTCAAGGTAAAACACCTGTGGGCGTGGCCCGTGCGGCCAAGCAGTTTGGCAAGCCTGTCATTGCTTTGGTGGGCAGTCTGGGCGATGATTATGCGGTGGTTTACGAGCACGGCATTGATGCGGTTTTCCCGATTATCCGTACGGCCGGAGGTTTGGAAACGGCATTGCGACAGGCGGAAGCAAATCTTCAATCCGCGGCCGGCAATATTGCACGTTTGTTGGATATGAAGTTATCGAAATAA
- a CDS encoding acetylornithine/succinyldiaminopimelate transaminase, translating into MQNYLTPNFSFAPVIPDRALGSRLWDTEGKEYIDWAGGIAVNALGHCHPELVKTLTEQAQKMWHVSNIYTTLPAQDLARKLVEHTFADKVFFCNSGAEANEAALKLARKYARDHYGPEKCEIIACINGFHGRTLFTVSVGGQPKYSQDFAPLPPAITHIPFNDISALEVAVSERTCAVIIEPVQGESGVLPAEREFLQTARRLCNRHHALLILDEVQTGMGRSGKLFAYEHYGIVPDILSSAKALGCGFPIGAMLTTDKIAPSFGPGTHGSTFGGNPLACAVGSRAFDLIHNEATYRNIEKQSEKLQTGLAELGKETGLFQTVRGKGLLIGCVLAEGYENQAAVLTQVALKHGLMVLVAGSNVLRLAPSLLLNNEDVEEGLIRLRAAMTDFLSGH; encoded by the coding sequence ATGCAAAACTACCTGACTCCCAATTTTTCTTTTGCTCCCGTTATCCCCGACCGCGCACTCGGCAGCCGCCTCTGGGACACGGAGGGCAAAGAATATATAGACTGGGCGGGCGGTATTGCAGTCAATGCTTTGGGACATTGCCATCCCGAATTGGTCAAAACCTTAACCGAACAAGCCCAAAAAATGTGGCATGTTTCCAATATCTACACCACGCTTCCGGCTCAAGATTTAGCAAGAAAACTGGTTGAGCATACTTTTGCCGACAAAGTATTTTTCTGCAACTCCGGCGCGGAAGCCAATGAAGCCGCACTCAAACTGGCGAGAAAATATGCGCGAGACCATTACGGCCCGGAAAAATGCGAAATCATCGCCTGCATCAACGGCTTTCACGGACGCACACTGTTTACCGTTTCAGTCGGCGGCCAACCGAAATACAGCCAAGATTTCGCTCCCCTGCCGCCAGCCATTACCCATATTCCTTTTAACGATATTTCCGCCTTAGAAGTTGCAGTCAGCGAACGCACTTGCGCCGTGATTATCGAGCCGGTTCAGGGCGAAAGCGGCGTTTTACCAGCAGAACGCGAGTTTCTTCAAACCGCACGCCGTCTGTGCAACCGGCACCACGCCTTGCTGATTTTAGACGAAGTGCAAACCGGTATGGGGCGCAGCGGCAAGCTGTTTGCCTACGAACATTACGGTATTGTTCCCGATATCCTCAGCAGTGCCAAAGCCTTAGGTTGCGGCTTTCCGATCGGTGCCATGTTGACCACCGACAAAATCGCGCCCAGCTTCGGACCGGGTACTCACGGCTCCACATTCGGCGGCAACCCTTTGGCTTGTGCCGTCGGCAGCCGTGCTTTCGATCTGATTCACAACGAAGCGACGTATCGGAATATCGAAAAACAAAGCGAAAAACTGCAAACCGGCTTAGCAGAACTCGGCAAAGAAACCGGCTTATTCCAAACCGTTCGCGGTAAAGGCCTGCTGATCGGCTGTGTATTAGCCGAAGGTTACGAAAATCAGGCAGCAGTGCTAACCCAAGTTGCCCTAAAACACGGATTGATGGTTCTGGTTGCCGGCAGCAATGTTTTGCGTCTTGCCCCCAGTCTGCTGCTCAACAACGAAGACGTTGAAGAAGGCTTGATACGTTTACGTGCGGCAATGACAGATTTCTTAAGCGGACATTAA
- the ftsH gene encoding ATP-dependent zinc metalloprotease FtsH has translation MGNTIKNLLVWLVLGVCLMAAYNAVTENRDSKQQIEYSQFIEQVNKGEVASVNIEGSVVSGYLIKGERADKSQFFTNAPLDDNLVQTLLDKKVRVKVTPEEKPSMLASLFFSLLPVMLLIAAWFYFMRMQSGGGGKGGAFSFGKSRAKLLDKDTNKVTFADVAGCDEAKEEVQEIVDYLKAPNRYQSLGGRVPRGILLAGSPGTGKTLLAKAIAGEAGVPFFSISGSDFVEMFVGVGASRVRDMFEQAKKNSPCIIFIDEIDAVGRQRGAGLGGGNDEREQTLNQLLVEMDGFESNQTVIVIAATNRPDVLDPALQRPGRFDRQVVVPLPDIRGREQILKVHAKKVPLDVSVDLNSLARGTPGFSGADLANLVNEAALFAGRRNKTKVDQSDFEDAKDKIYMGPERRSMVMHEDEKRATAYHESGHAIVAESLEGTDPVHKVTIMPRGRALGLTWQLPERDRISMYKDQMLNQISILFGGRIAEDIFVGRISTGASNDFERATQIAREMVTRYGMSDKMGVMVYAENEGEVFLGRSITRSQHISEKTQQKVDAEIRRILDEQYAIAYQILDQNRDKMETMCKALMDWETIDRDQVLEIMAGKQPSPPKDYSHNIRSDADAVSEPAKEVRVLDQKNDQSEAQSSATEIKVADSSATDAAGADTDSQNNSNKL, from the coding sequence GTGGGGAATACCATCAAAAATCTATTGGTCTGGTTGGTGTTGGGTGTCTGCCTGATGGCGGCATACAATGCCGTCACCGAAAATCGCGACAGTAAGCAGCAGATTGAATATTCGCAGTTTATCGAGCAAGTCAATAAAGGCGAGGTTGCCAGCGTCAATATTGAAGGTTCGGTAGTCAGCGGTTATTTGATCAAAGGCGAGCGGGCGGATAAGAGCCAGTTCTTTACCAATGCGCCGTTGGATGACAATTTGGTTCAGACGCTGTTGGATAAAAAAGTCCGCGTTAAAGTTACTCCGGAAGAAAAACCGAGTATGCTGGCCAGTCTGTTTTTCAGCTTGTTGCCGGTGATGCTGCTGATTGCCGCATGGTTTTATTTCATGCGTATGCAGAGTGGCGGAGGCGGTAAGGGCGGTGCGTTTTCGTTCGGTAAAAGCCGTGCCAAATTATTGGACAAAGATACCAATAAAGTTACTTTTGCCGATGTGGCCGGTTGCGATGAAGCGAAAGAAGAAGTTCAGGAAATCGTTGATTACCTGAAAGCGCCGAACCGTTATCAAAGTTTGGGCGGCCGAGTTCCCCGCGGTATTTTGCTGGCAGGTAGTCCGGGTACCGGTAAAACCTTGTTGGCCAAAGCTATTGCCGGTGAGGCAGGCGTACCGTTTTTCAGTATCTCCGGCTCTGATTTCGTGGAAATGTTTGTCGGCGTAGGTGCTTCCCGTGTTCGCGATATGTTCGAGCAGGCGAAGAAAAACTCGCCGTGCATTATCTTTATCGACGAGATTGATGCCGTAGGCCGTCAGCGCGGTGCCGGTTTAGGTGGCGGTAACGACGAACGCGAACAGACACTGAACCAATTGTTGGTTGAGATGGACGGCTTTGAAAGTAATCAAACCGTGATTGTGATTGCGGCTACCAACCGTCCTGATGTGTTGGATCCTGCGTTGCAGCGTCCGGGCCGTTTCGACCGTCAGGTTGTGGTTCCGTTGCCGGATATTCGCGGTCGCGAACAAATTTTAAAAGTACATGCGAAGAAAGTGCCTTTGGATGTTTCCGTGGATTTAAACTCGCTGGCTCGCGGCACGCCCGGTTTTTCGGGTGCGGATTTGGCCAACTTGGTGAATGAAGCCGCGCTGTTTGCTGGCCGTCGCAATAAGACTAAAGTTGACCAAAGCGATTTTGAAGATGCCAAAGACAAAATCTACATGGGTCCTGAGCGCCGCAGCATGGTGATGCACGAAGATGAAAAACGTGCAACTGCCTACCATGAATCGGGTCACGCTATCGTTGCGGAGAGTTTGGAAGGCACCGATCCTGTTCACAAAGTGACCATTATGCCGCGCGGCCGTGCATTGGGCTTGACTTGGCAGCTGCCGGAACGCGACCGCATCAGCATGTACAAAGATCAAATGCTGAACCAAATTTCGATTCTGTTTGGCGGACGCATTGCCGAAGATATTTTTGTCGGCCGTATTTCTACCGGTGCTTCGAATGACTTTGAGCGTGCAACACAAATTGCCCGTGAAATGGTTACCCGTTACGGTATGAGCGACAAAATGGGTGTGATGGTGTATGCGGAAAATGAAGGTGAAGTATTCTTGGGCCGCTCGATTACCCGCTCTCAGCATATTTCGGAGAAAACCCAACAGAAAGTGGATGCGGAAATCCGCCGTATTCTGGACGAGCAATACGCTATTGCTTATCAGATTTTGGATCAAAACCGCGATAAGATGGAAACCATGTGCAAAGCTTTGATGGATTGGGAGACCATCGACCGTGATCAAGTATTGGAGATTATGGCAGGTAAGCAGCCTAGTCCGCCGAAAGATTACAGCCACAATATCCGTAGCGATGCGGATGCCGTTTCAGAGCCTGCCAAGGAAGTACGGGTGTTAGATCAAAAAAACGATCAGTCTGAAGCTCAAAGTTCCGCGACTGAAATTAAGGTCGCAGATAGCAGTGCAACGGATGCGGCAGGGGCTGATACTGATTCACAAAACAACAGCAACAAACTGTAA
- a CDS encoding RlmE family RNA methyltransferase, protein MAVRSKSSKAWLNEHVNDHYVHMAQKDGYRARAAYKLLEINEKDKLIKPGTILADLGSAPGSWSQVAAKLVGKNGQVFALDILPMDDIEGVSFIQGDFREEQVLNQFESLLDNRLLDLVICDMAPNMSGNAVTDQARSFYLCELALDFASEHLKTGGNFLVKVFQGAGYQEYMAAMREVFVTVQTRKPEASRNRSSEIYLLGKNKR, encoded by the coding sequence ATGGCAGTCCGTTCCAAATCCTCCAAAGCATGGCTGAACGAGCATGTAAATGATCATTATGTGCATATGGCACAAAAAGACGGCTATCGTGCACGTGCGGCTTATAAGCTTTTGGAAATCAATGAAAAAGATAAGTTAATCAAACCGGGTACGATTTTGGCGGACTTAGGCAGTGCGCCGGGCAGTTGGTCTCAAGTCGCGGCAAAATTGGTCGGTAAAAACGGACAGGTTTTCGCATTGGATATCCTTCCGATGGACGATATCGAAGGCGTATCGTTTATTCAGGGCGACTTCCGTGAAGAACAAGTATTAAACCAATTTGAATCGTTATTGGATAACCGCCTCTTAGACCTTGTAATTTGCGATATGGCACCCAATATGTCGGGAAATGCGGTAACTGATCAGGCACGTAGTTTTTATTTGTGCGAATTGGCGCTGGATTTCGCCTCCGAGCATTTGAAAACGGGCGGTAATTTTCTGGTAAAAGTATTTCAGGGAGCGGGCTATCAGGAGTATATGGCTGCGATGCGCGAAGTATTCGTTACGGTACAGACGCGCAAGCCGGAAGCTTCTCGCAATCGCTCCAGTGAGATTTATTTATTAGGTAAAAATAAACGCTGA
- a CDS encoding DEAD/DEAH box helicase, translating to MSIKFADLNLDKNILSALTAAGYESPTPIQAQAVPHALNNRDIMASAQTGSGKTAAFLLPTLQHLTKRSDKPGKGPRALVLTPTRELAAQVEKNAQTYAKNMKWLRTVTLVGGSSFGPQIRALDRPVDLIVATPGRLMDHMRSGRISFDRLEVLILDEADRMLDMGFIDDIETIVAATPESRQTLLFSATWDGAVGKLARKLTKNPEIVEIERVDEQGKIEEQLLYCDDLRHKNRLLDHILRDANIDQCVIFTSTKVMSEQLADELYEKGFSANCLHGDMPQSWRNRTLMDLRKGRCKILVATDVAARGIDVPTITHVINYDLPKQAEDYVHRIGRTGRAGRTGLAITFAEVNEYVKVHKIEKYIGRKLPEMTIEGMEPTRKRNKAGAGKPKGKGNWGGKGSYGDRKPGDKKFGGKPKGEGGFGKKPAGGFKGKKKTSGSGSFSKPSRAPK from the coding sequence ATGTCGATCAAATTTGCCGACTTAAACTTAGATAAAAACATTCTTTCCGCCCTAACAGCAGCAGGTTACGAATCCCCCACTCCCATTCAAGCCCAAGCCGTACCCCACGCTTTAAACAACCGCGATATCATGGCTTCCGCGCAAACCGGCTCCGGCAAAACCGCGGCTTTTCTACTGCCGACCCTGCAACACTTGACCAAACGCAGCGACAAACCCGGCAAAGGCCCGCGCGCGCTGGTGTTGACGCCTACACGCGAATTGGCGGCGCAAGTTGAAAAAAATGCGCAAACCTATGCCAAAAACATGAAATGGCTGCGTACCGTTACCTTAGTCGGCGGTTCATCTTTCGGCCCGCAAATCCGCGCATTGGACCGCCCGGTTGATCTGATTGTTGCCACACCGGGACGCCTGATGGACCATATGCGCAGCGGCCGTATCAGCTTCGACCGCTTGGAAGTGCTGATTTTGGACGAAGCCGACCGCATGCTGGATATGGGTTTCATCGACGACATTGAAACCATCGTCGCCGCCACACCCGAAAGCCGTCAAACCTTATTGTTTTCCGCTACTTGGGACGGAGCGGTAGGCAAGCTGGCCCGCAAATTAACCAAAAATCCGGAAATTGTCGAAATCGAACGCGTTGACGAGCAAGGCAAAATCGAAGAACAGCTGTTGTATTGCGACGATCTCCGCCACAAAAACCGCCTGCTTGACCACATCTTGCGCGATGCCAACATTGACCAATGCGTTATCTTTACTTCTACCAAAGTCATGAGCGAACAGCTGGCAGACGAGTTGTACGAAAAAGGCTTTTCCGCCAACTGTCTGCACGGTGACATGCCTCAAAGCTGGCGTAACCGTACATTGATGGATTTGCGCAAAGGCCGCTGCAAAATCTTGGTCGCCACCGATGTTGCCGCACGCGGTATCGACGTCCCCACCATCACGCATGTGATCAACTACGACTTGCCCAAACAAGCGGAAGACTACGTTCACCGTATTGGCCGTACCGGACGCGCCGGACGCACGGGCTTAGCCATCACGTTTGCCGAAGTTAACGAATACGTCAAAGTACACAAGATCGAGAAATATATCGGCCGCAAACTGCCTGAAATGACCATCGAAGGCATGGAGCCGACCCGCAAGCGCAACAAAGCCGGCGCCGGCAAACCGAAAGGTAAAGGCAACTGGGGCGGCAAAGGCAGTTACGGCGACCGCAAACCCGGCGATAAAAAATTCGGCGGCAAGCCCAAAGGCGAAGGCGGTTTCGGAAAAAAACCGGCCGGCGGATTCAAAGGCAAAAAGAAAACTTCCGGCAGCGGAAGTTTCAGCAAACCGTCCAGAGCACCTAAATAA
- a CDS encoding SIR2 family NAD-dependent protein deacylase produces the protein MKTCVILSGAGISADSGLQTFRDTGGLWEGYRIEEVCTPEAFQNQPQKVIDFYNLRREQAEAAEPNAAHLALVELERHYQVEIVTQNVDDLHERAGSKHVLHLHGELNKLRSCTDESEIIAWRGKQNPTDTDSRGNPLRPHIVWFGEDVPLFPQAVETVARADILIIVGTSLQVYPAASLMHYAKPMAEIYLVDPKPQTRLPHIEVISKTAAEGVPGLVEYLISKAG, from the coding sequence ATGAAAACATGTGTCATATTAAGTGGAGCCGGCATCAGTGCCGACAGCGGCTTACAGACTTTCCGCGATACCGGCGGTTTGTGGGAAGGCTATCGGATTGAAGAAGTCTGCACGCCGGAAGCGTTTCAAAATCAGCCGCAAAAGGTGATTGATTTTTATAACCTCCGCCGCGAACAAGCCGAAGCTGCCGAGCCGAATGCGGCACATTTGGCTTTGGTTGAATTGGAACGGCATTACCAAGTCGAAATCGTTACACAAAACGTAGACGACCTTCACGAGCGCGCCGGCAGCAAACATGTACTGCATTTACACGGCGAATTGAACAAGCTGAGAAGCTGTACCGATGAAAGCGAAATTATCGCCTGGCGCGGCAAGCAAAACCCGACCGACACCGACAGCCGAGGAAATCCGCTGCGTCCGCATATCGTTTGGTTCGGTGAAGACGTACCGTTGTTTCCACAAGCAGTGGAAACCGTTGCCCGTGCCGATATTTTGATTATTGTCGGCACGTCTTTACAGGTTTATCCCGCCGCCTCCCTCATGCATTACGCCAAACCGATGGCAGAAATCTATTTGGTTGACCCCAAGCCGCAAACCCGGCTGCCGCATATTGAAGTGATTTCCAAAACGGCTGCCGAAGGCGTGCCGGGTCTGGTGGAATATTTAATCTCAAAAGCAGGCTAA
- a CDS encoding class I SAM-dependent methyltransferase, translating to MTDITPFANRLGKNIKHYLKWARRNDIEAWRIYDRDIPQFPFAVDVYGDQVHLQEYDTGWLMQPEEYEAWLAEVLEAVSFVTGFAPEQIHFKRRERQKGTQQYERTGKQGEDFIVTENGRKFWVNLDKYLDTGLFLDHRNTRKRVGETASGKRFLNLFSYTGSFTVYAATGGAVSSETVDLSNTYLDWAKRNFELNQIDTEQHQIIRADVFQYLQTAYEQGKRFDLIVMDPPSFSNSKKMLDILDIQRDHTRLIDGAMDLLDSDGLLFFSNNLRSFELCAGVAEKYSVKDVSKQSVPDDFRNKKIHQCWEIRHKP from the coding sequence ATGACCGACATTACACCGTTTGCCAACCGCTTGGGCAAAAACATCAAGCATTATCTGAAGTGGGCGCGCCGCAACGATATCGAAGCATGGCGCATATATGACCGTGATATTCCGCAGTTTCCTTTTGCCGTTGATGTTTACGGCGACCAGGTTCACTTGCAGGAATACGATACCGGCTGGCTGATGCAGCCTGAAGAATACGAAGCGTGGTTGGCTGAAGTGCTGGAAGCGGTTTCGTTTGTAACCGGGTTCGCACCTGAGCAAATTCATTTCAAACGCCGCGAGCGTCAAAAGGGGACGCAGCAGTATGAAAGAACCGGTAAGCAGGGCGAAGATTTTATTGTGACGGAAAACGGCCGTAAATTTTGGGTGAATTTGGATAAATATCTTGATACCGGCCTGTTTCTCGATCACCGCAATACCCGTAAAAGAGTCGGTGAGACGGCTTCGGGCAAGCGTTTTCTCAATCTTTTTTCCTACACGGGCAGTTTTACTGTTTATGCGGCGACAGGCGGTGCGGTAAGCAGTGAAACGGTAGACTTATCCAATACGTATTTAGATTGGGCCAAGCGTAATTTTGAATTGAACCAAATCGATACGGAACAGCACCAAATCATAAGGGCGGATGTGTTTCAGTATCTTCAGACGGCCTATGAACAAGGCAAACGGTTTGATTTGATTGTGATGGATCCGCCGAGTTTTTCCAACAGCAAAAAAATGCTCGATATTCTCGACATCCAACGCGACCATACGCGTTTGATAGACGGTGCGATGGATTTGCTGGATTCAGACGGCCTTTTGTTTTTTTCCAATAATCTGCGCAGCTTTGAATTGTGTGCAGGCGTGGCGGAAAAATATTCGGTAAAAGATGTTTCCAAACAATCGGTTCCGGACGATTTCCGCAATAAAAAGATTCATCAGTGTTGGGAAATACGGCATAAGCCCTGA
- the yhbY gene encoding ribosome assembly RNA-binding protein YhbY, which produces MTDKLSTKQILELKAQAHHLNPVVMIGQHGLTDSVIKETDSALTAHELIKVRVLGDDREERIEICNALCEAVDAQLVQHIGKLLVLYRKNLEA; this is translated from the coding sequence ATGACAGACAAACTCAGCACAAAACAAATTCTCGAGCTCAAAGCTCAGGCACATCATCTCAACCCTGTGGTGATGATCGGCCAACACGGCTTAACCGATTCCGTTATTAAAGAAACCGACTCCGCACTGACGGCACACGAGTTGATCAAAGTAAGGGTACTCGGCGACGACCGTGAAGAACGCATCGAAATCTGCAACGCGTTATGCGAAGCGGTGGACGCTCAATTGGTACAACACATCGGCAAACTCTTGGTGTTGTACAGAAAAAATCTGGAAGCTTAA